Proteins found in one Balaenoptera musculus isolate JJ_BM4_2016_0621 chromosome 4, mBalMus1.pri.v3, whole genome shotgun sequence genomic segment:
- the ADARB1 gene encoding double-stranded RNA-specific editase 1 isoform X6 yields MDVEDEENMSSSSTDVKENCGMDGAPPKDGSAPGPGEGAPLSNGGGGGAGRKRALDESSNGHSKFRLKKRRRAPGPALPKNALMQLNEIKPGLQYTLLSQTGPVHAPLFVMSVEVNGQVFEGSGPTKKKAKLHAAEKALRSFVQFPNASEAHLAMGRSLSANADFTSDQADFPDALFNGFETPDRPDMPFYLGANGDDSFSSSGDLSLAASPMPASLAQLPLPVPPPFPPPSGKNPVMILNELRPGLKYDFLSESGESHAKNFVLSVVVDGQFFEGSGRSKKLAKARAAQSALATVFNLRLDQTPSRQPVPSEGLQLHSPQVLADAVARLVLEKFGDLTDNFAAPHARRKVLAGIVMTTGTDVKDAKVISVSTGTKCINGEYMSDRGLALNDCHAEIISRRSLLRFLYTQLELYLNSKDDQKRSIFEKSERGGFKLKENVRFHLYISTSPCGDARIFSPHEPVLEEPADRHPNRKARGQLRTKIESGEGTIPVRSNASIQTWDGVLQGERLLTMSCSDKMARHQQRGGAAAGEGPQLQCQLDGGRLGRRGHQRHHGEGRAGPRLSPV; encoded by the exons ATGGATGTAGAAGATGAAGAAAACATGA GTTCGAGCAGCACAGATGTTAAGGAAAACTGCGGTATGGACGGCGCGCCCCCCAAGGACGGCAGCGCCCCGGGGCCTGGCGAGGGCGCCCCGCTCTCCaacgggggcggcgggggcgccgGCAGGAAGCGGGCCCTGGACGAGAGCAGCAATGGCCACTCCAAGTTCCGCCTGAAGAAGCGGAGGAGGGCGCCAGGGCCCGCGCTGCCCAAAAACGCGCTGATGCAGCTCAACGAGATCAAGCCCGGCCTGCAGTACACGCTGCTGTCGCAGACGGGACCCGTGCACGCGCCCCTCTTCGTCATGTCCGTCGAGGTCAACGGGCAGGTCTTCGAGGGCTCCGGCCCCACGAAGAAGAAGGCCAAGCTGCACGCGGCCGAGAAGGCCTTGCGCTCCTTCGTCCAGTTTCCCAACGCCTCCGAGGCCCACCTGGCCATGGGCCGGAGCCTGTCCGCCAACGCAGACTTCACGTCCGACCAGGCTGACTTCCCCGACGCGCTCTTCAATGGCTTCGAGACCCCGGACAGGCCGGACATGCCCTTCTACCTGGGCGCCAATGGCGACGACTCCTTCAGCTCGAGTGGGGACCTCAGCCTGGCTGCGTCTCCCATGCCCGCCAGCCTggcccagctgcccctccccgTGCCCCCGCCGTTCCCACCCCCGAGCGGGAAGAACCCCGTGATGATCCTGAACGAGCTGCGCCCGGGACTGAAGTACGACTTCCTCTCGGAGAGCGGGGAGAGCCACGCCAAAAACTTCGTCCTGTCCGTGGTCGTGGACGGGCAGTTCTTTGAAGGCTCGGGGAGGAGCAAAAAGCTCGCCAAGGCCCGGGCCGCGCAGTCCGCCCTGGCCACTGTCTTTAACTTGCGCCTGGACCAGACCCCGTCTCGCCAGCCCGTCCCCAGCGAGGGCCTCCAGCTGCACTCGCCACAG GTCTTAGCCGATGCCGTGGCTCGCCTGGTTCTGGAGAAGTTTGGGGACCTGACGGACAACTTCGCCGCCCCCCACGCGCGCAGGAAAGTTCTTGCTGGAATCGTCATGACAACAG GCACAGATGTGAAGGATGCCAAGGTGATCAGTGTTTCCACAGGAACAAAGTGTATTAACGGCGAGTACATGAGTGATCGCGGCCTTGCGCTGAACGACTGCCACGCAGAAATCATATCTCGAAGATCCTTGCTTAGATTTCTTTACACACAACTTGAGCTTTACTTAAA TAGCAAAGATGATCAAAAAAGATCCATCTTTGAGAAATCCGAGCGGGGAGGATTTAAGCTGAAGGAGAACGTCCGGTTCCATCTGTACATCAGCACCTCCCCCTGTGGAGATGCCAGGATCTTCTCGCCACACGAGCCCGTCCTGGAAG AACCAGCAGACAGACATCCGAATCGTAAAGCCCGAGGACAGCTGCGGACGAAAATAGAGTCTGGTGAGGGGACGATCCCAGTCCGCTCGAATGCCAGCATCCAGACGTGGGACGGGGTGCTGCAAGGGGAGCGGCTGCTCACCATGTCCTGCAGTGACAAGATGGCGCG